The sequence below is a genomic window from Pseudorca crassidens isolate mPseCra1 chromosome 20, mPseCra1.hap1, whole genome shotgun sequence.
CCACGGGCACCAAGTCAGGGAAGGCCAGCACGCTGTCCCGGCGGGAGGAGCTGCTGAAGCAGCTGAAGGCCGTGGAGGACGCCATTGCCCGCAAGCGGGCCAAAATCCCCGGGAAGGTGTAGCCCGGGCTCTGCTCCCCGAGGCAGAGACtcacttgtttttataaataggGTAAGCGCAGCCATTTTGGATTTTGCAGTTAATGTCTTATTTTGGctgtgattctttttaaaaattaaaaaaaaaaaaaaaaaaaagtttctcagcTGGAAAAGAAGCCACACACGTAACGAAGATGACGCTGAATCCCAGACTGAAGCAGCCCCTTCCCAGAGCAGAAGTCCGGCGAGCCGGCTGGGCGGGCGGCAGCGCGGTGAGGACCGACTCGATTTTATGTAAATGATGAGTCCTCCCTCTGCTCGTCAGTCAGGCGTCCTCACCACCCGTCGGTCGCGCCCTCGGCACCCGCCCTCCTACTGTCGCCAGGAACACCAAGTCTGCCGAGTGTCCTCCCCGCCCCTGCGTCCCCAGGatcaaaaagtatatatatattcttgactAAAGTCTGATTGGGAAATACTCCTGTCTTTTATTTTAAGCATCAAATTGTTTTAGttgatttaaaaaggaaaaaaaaaatacagaaaagaccaaaaaaaaaaggccgaGGGTATTGTTGGGCATCTGTCAGATGTGGAGGGTCTTTTTTTGAGGGGtctcctaaaataaaatattttgataaacagCTGTCTTGCCCTGGTGGTGATGTTTGCCTGTGCCTGGGCCCCCGCCTCGGCCCTCCGCTTGGCAATGCCCACTGGGCTGCTGGCTGAAGGAGGCCCCACCCCGTGGAGCGCTCACCTTGGTTTCCTCGCGGGGGCTGGCCTGGCAGGGCTTCCTGAACACCGAGATCTCCGCCTGAGCGAGAGCCCACCTTCCCCAGCAGCGGGCCCTGAGCCAGAGAGGTGACCCCGGCCCGAAAGCCAGTTCTCCACTCAGTGCCTCAACGCACAGTTGGACCCCACTCGGACATGCAGGTATCTGAGCATGAGACACCCCGGCCAGGACCACGGTGCCGTCTCACTCACTGCAGGCTGGGAGAGGCTGTCGTCAAGTCTGAGAGTCACCGCCCGCAGTGCCCTCCTgagcccctgccctcctcccggCAGGACCAAGACCACTGGAGGGGGGGGCCCTTTCTTGTGGATTGAACTTGCAGAGTGGTGCTGGGGCCTGGGAGTGCCCCCGCCCAGTCCCCCCATCGGCACCTCTGCTCTCGGGTGACTTACTTTAAACCAAGTTCTGTGAGTCCTTGCAGGCGACATGCCTCCCAGAGCCCTGTTGTGGGCTGTCAGGAGGCTACGTTCAGTTACCTCAGTTACCGGCTGCTCTGTCCCAAGGCTGCATAGCCACTGACCTGTGGGACAGGAGAGCCGGCCAGGAGCCAGTGCCAGGCCGCGGGGCCTCCTGCGTGCCCTGTTAGCAGTGCAGTCCACGCCCGCCCCACAGCACAGCACACGGGCTGCTGCTTGCATCACCCGCCTCAATACTGTGTCTGGGCAATTTCTCAAGACTTATCTGATTTGCCCTCGGGTCAAAGCCGGGTGCAGAGGGAACTCCCATTCTCTGAAGGGCGGCCTTCAAGGACACAGAGCCAGAATCCACGGCACCTTGGGTGGCAGCCTGTCCCTGCATTCTGCACCCCAGCCGCTGGGCCCCACGAGCCAGCCGAGCAGTGATGgcctctgcagccaggagcccGCAGGTGAGCGAGTCCCCCACGCAGGTGTCAGCACGCTGCCCCCCTGGCCCGGCTGACCAGCCAGCTCCTGTGCCAAAGGGCTGGGCTGACCTGGCTTCCCACGCCTGGGCTGCATCTACAGCCCTGGGTTCCCTGGACCAGAGCTGGGTTTAAACTAGCAGCTTGCCCTTTGCCATCTGGCGGCAGGGGTGTGTCCTGGGAGGGGTGAGAGTCACACCCCGAGCCAGCTCTCCCCCAGGTCTAGTGGAAAGAACAGTCCAGGCCAGGCGTGTGGGAAAAGGGAGGCTCTGTGCTATAATGGGTTCTCAGCATCTTTGCCCCCCAGGGGACGTGAGGGCTGAGGCCCTGCCAGGCGGTTAATATGCAAAGGTGGGAGTGATTCCCAGTTCCTCAAGCTTCTTTTCTGCCTACtgatccctgcccctccctccagccttccTCCTCCACAGCTGCAGACCCCGACAGAGCCCCTCCCCTGCCTGTTTGcattcctccttcccaccccgGGCCTTTGCACGCACTGCTCCCTGTTCCTGAACTGTGACCCAGCTGCACCTCACCCTTCCTCTCCCAGCTCAGGCCAGGCCTGCCCCGGCCCCTCATGCCTTCCCCTGTCTGCTGCGCCAGTGCTGCCTGGAGCTGGCCTCCTCGGGGGAAACTCTGGTGTGCTTTCCCCGAGTGTAAAGCAGAGGCAGAAAGCCCAGCCTCGGCCCTTCTGAGTTTTCTCATACTAACCCTCCTCGTCTTGAGGGAAGGGGAGCCACACCCCTCGGGCCGCCCTCCCCAGGCCAAGGCACCCTCCAGCTTCTAGAGTGCCCGTCTCTCCTCCTCTCGCTCTTGAACgggtgaaaaaaaaagatttcattttttcagtTTGTAACTTTCCTAACTCAAATGTGAAGTGTCGTCTCCAGCGTCATGACTGAGTACATTGAACTAGTGGGCAGCTCAGTTCAGTGAAAATCAAGTTCCTGTGGGTTTCGTACGCCTGCTGGTGACTTACAGCCGCTGCCAGCCCCCTCCCTGCAGCGCCAGCCCTGTGCCCCCGGTTCCCTCAAGGCCTGGGCCTCCACCCTCCTCTCGCTCTCTGCCAACCGTCCAGCTCCCCCCGTGACGGCTCAGCCAGCGCCTCAGCCCCTGCGGGCCCATCAGCCCCCACCGGGAGGAGGAGCTGGGCGGGAGGGGGCTCAGGCCCTGGGTCAGCGGGCAGGGACCCCTGCCTCGGGCAGCCACCCTTGAGGGGCCGTGGACAAGCGTGAGGCGAAGGGGTCGTTCCCGACAGTGCAAAGTTTGGGGAGCACGAGAAAACTGGGCTGTGTCCTAGGTTGACTGTGGGCAGGACTGCCTGGGGCCCCATGGTCGAAAAGGCCACgccacaggagggaagggggagagggtaTTGCCACCCCCACTTCAGACGGGACTGCGGCCTGCCACTGGGCTTCCCTCTAGGACGGGGGAGAACTTCGAGCCTGGAGCTGGCAGGGCCTGGAGCAAACCCCTCCTGCAGGCCACGTCCCCAGCCCAGGCCCGCTTGGGCTGCTCGGGCTCCGAGCCACAGGCAGGGCCACCCCAGAGGCACTGAGGGACTGGCCCTGGTGAGTGTCCCTGTGGTTCCTGTGTTTCTGCCTTCCTGCCCTGgctctgtccttttctctctgcCCCGCCTTCCATCTGTGGTCTCTGCATTTGTCCGAGTCTCCCTAGATCTCTGTGCCTGtctccatccatccctcctcccctacctccatccaccaccaccccctctctgtgcccctccgtccccTTTCTGCATCTCTCCAGACAGGGGAACTTGGGAACTTGGTCGAATGGGTGTGGTCTGGGGGCAGAGATGTGGTGGTTGTGCTTTGAGGAGCGGAGCCATCCAGGGCGCCTCCTCCAGGACGCCCTCCAGCCTTCCTCCTGCAGCTGCCTTTCCAGTATTGCCTAACCCTGTACCGGTGTGCTTGCCTCAGCCGCCCGCAGGAATGAGGCACTGCTGGGCTCCGCCCTGTCCTTCCGTGGGTGCCGGGGACTCTGACGCCGGGCGGGCCACCAATGCACACAAAACAGCTCGAGCTTGTAGTGAGGAAGGAGGCGCGAGGCCCGGCCCCGGGGTTTGTCCCCGCCTTGCCCACCCAAAGACATAGAAAATGCTGAAGCTCAGCCCCTTGGCGTCGGGACCCCTGAGGCTTTCACTTCTGAAGATCCTTTGCGGGGGACCCCAGCCCCACGAAGGCAAGGACACTTCCCCTTGGATTTCCCCCCCCAGGGGCCAGTGCCAGGCATGGGTGCCCCCTCCCCTCACTCTGCGAGGGCAGCTCCACGCCTGGGGACAGGGCAGGTCCACTGCACGGTGTCCCTGCCCTGGAGGGGATCACACTACCTTTGGGGCCGAGGCAGGAGGGACTGGGATTTCTGAGGCCCTGGGTGCCCTGCAATAAGGCGGGCCTCACCTCAGCCTAAGAAGGGTCTTTCTCTGGACCTGAGCATCTGTCCTGGTGGAAGGTGGAAGGGGCtcaattgtgtcccccaaaactatgttgagggCCTAGCCCCAGTGCCTGGGAAGAATGTGCCTTTATCTGGGAGAAGGGTCTGCAGCTGTGCTTAAGGTCGGGCCTTGATGAGGTCACCCTGGGTAGGTGAACGTCTGTAGAAGGTGCAGAGACAAGAGACGCACGTGGGGAGAGGCCATGGGGGAGTGAGGCCGAGGCTGCACTGGTGCGCCTACAGCCCGGGGCCCCAAGGATTGCCAGGAGCCgccagaggctgggaggggcAGCAAGGATTCCCTCTCAGAGaccccagaaggaaccagccctgctgacactttgacttggggcttctggcttccagactgtgagagaataaacgtctgttgttttaagcccgcCATTTGGGGGCACTTTGTTATGGCCGCCCCAGGAGATGAATACAGGTGGTGAGCTCCCTGCCGCAGGAGGTGTGCAAGCAGAGGGTGGATGGCCACGGGCAGGGGTGTGGTAGGCAGGAGCAGCCCTGGGGCCTCAATGTGTCTGTCCATCCATCGGTCAGAAAGAAGCTGGCAGAACAGCCGTGACACGATGCCCGCTGTGGGAACATTTCCTCCAGACCGAGGCCGCGAGGGCCCCGGCGTCCCACTGCCTTCTCCATGCCCCTCTCAGGGGTCCTCCTGTCCACCGAGTCTGCGCCTCCAGTGTCAGACGGGCCCCTTGGTGGCGGACATTCTGGCTCCTGCCGGCAGGTGAGGAAACCCGGAAGGCAGGTTGACTCCATCCTGCACGCCCAGGCCCTCCTCAGCGGGACATTTTATCCTGATTCGAGAGGCCCTCGCCAGCATGGCATCCAAACCTCAGCGTTCAAAACTTGGCAGGATCTGGCCCCAAACCGTCTCCCTTGTAGGGTAATGAAGGCACCCCAGCACCCTCACCAGCAGCACGAAGTTGGTGCAGGTGGGCTCCGGTGGCCTCCTTAGAAAGCTGCTTAGGGCACCCTGCCCTTTAAAGGTCCCAGGGCATTGCCACCCCCTCCACCTCAGACTTGCACTTTTGTTGACTGAAACCACAGAAGCCCAGCAGAGAATCCTGAAGGGGCTCGCTGGCCCCCAGCCGCCCGGTCCCTTCTGGAACCTCCCCACGTGGCAGGAGGAGGGGACGGGAGAATCAGCCCTGGGGGAGGACTGGGCAGTGGCGCAAAGTGAGCACGCTCTCGCCTCAGGTCACCAGGTCCAGACAGCAAAAACGTACaaggggttaggacttggcacttggAGAAGGTTCGAGAGTTCCTGTCACACGGGAAAGACCGTTCTGAGCCCCATCGGCAAGTGCTTGGCCTGGGGTAGGGTCCCTGgagatgggggagaggagggCGACTGGGTCCACCCTgtcctggaggggaggggacagttgcagggaggggaggaggaagcaaGGCCAGGCCCTTCCCGAGGAGGGAGGGTGCCGGATTTTCCCCAGGCGTGGCCCGGGGTATAAAGGGCGCCGCAAGCCGGCTGCAGCCAGGGCAGCCACGGGTACGCCGCGACCGCCAGGTGCGCCGCCGCGGAGCCCGGAACCCAGCCCCCGCTGCGATGGTGAGCCGCTCCTCTCCCCGCCCTCCAGCCTGGACGGTGCCGCCCGGCCTGCCGCCCGACACCCAGGCTGAGGACGTGGCGGCAGGGTCCAGGAAGCCGCCCAAATCTGGGGGCAAAAGGGAGCCAGGAGCCCAGACCCCCCCGGGCCTCCGTTTCCCGACCTGTAGAGGGAGGCTACGTCCCCCTGCCCGCTTTCCACAGGGAGCAGAGCCCGCGGCGGGCAGGGCGGGGCCCCTCCCCGGGGCGCCGCTGACCCCCCACCGCCTGGTCCACCAGCCGCTCCGTGTCCTCCTGCTCCTGCTCTGGCCGCCCACCAGCCTGGCTCTCCACAGCCCCCCACTCCGGCCAGGGGCCCGCACCCACACAGCCGGGACCCCGCGCTGCTACTCGGCGGCGGAGCTGCCCCTGggccacacccctccccacctgctgGCTCGAGCGGCCAAGTGGGAGCAGGCGTTGCCGGTGGCGCTGGTGTCCAGCTTGGAGGCGGCGGGCCGCAGGGGCCGGCACGCGGGATCGCCGGCCGGGAACCAGTGCCCCGTGCTGCAGCCCGAGGAGGTGCTGGAAGCTGACGTCCACCAGCGCTCCATCTCGCCCTGGAGATACCGGTGAGAGCAGGCCTCTCTGGGCACGGGCCCCTGGGCCCCCCGAGCCTCAGCGCTCTCACATGCTGACCTCCGGCCGGCCCGCTCCACCACTGGGAGGTCAAGGCTCCCCCGCGAGCTGGTCCTCGCCCAGTGTCTCAGACCTCAGCCCAGACCTCAGACACCAGGGTCCCCCGGGAAAATTTGGGGGGCCCCCATTTGAGTTCttgcaggggtggggctgggactggCAGGGAGAGCGGGGGACTTCTGGGCTCTGGGAGGGCCATGGGGCACACGCACAGTCTCACTTCCTGGGCACCAGCTGCGTGCCAAGCCCTCCCAGCGCCCCATACCTCCCACCCTGCGGCCCGGAGCCGCCCTGAGAGCATGGGGCAGCCGCGGGCAGGGAAGGGGGCGCCCGCCCGGGCTCGCTTACACCCCGCCTGTCCCTCAGCGTGGACACGGACGAGAGCCGCTACCCCCAGAAGCTGGCCTTCGCCGAGTGCCTGTGCCGGGGCTGCATCAGCGCCAAGACGGGCCGCGAGACGGCTGCGCTCAACTCGGTGCCGCTGGTCCAGAGCCTCCTGGTGCTGCGCCGTCGGCCCTGCTCCCGGGATGCGGCGGGGGTGCCCACGCCCGGGGCCTTCACCTTCCACACCGAGTTCATCCGAGTGCCCGTGGGCTGCACCTGTGTCCTGCCCAGGTCGGCCCGGTGATCACTGGCTCGGCTCCTGGACTGGCCTCCAGGGACGCCCCTCCTATTTATGTGTATTTATCGGGTATTTATGTGCCCCCCTGGGGCCCTGGGCGGGTACCGAGGCTCCAGGCCTCTGCTTTGAGACCTGGCCTGGGAAGGGCCCAGCCCCCGGTGCCTGGGGGATGACCCTGTGCTGGGCAGCCCCCAGCTGGAGAGGCAGTTTATCCTTTGACAGAAACAGCTGGGCTAGAAGGAACATTCTCACTCTTCTGGAACTTGCTAAAACACctacagaaaagggaaaaggtgTGCTGATGGCCACCTCCACTTCCTGGCCTCCTGggctcccctcaccccagccccccgGGAGGAACAAGCACCCCTGTGTTTCTAAaacagctatttattttacacgtGAATACGCGTTGTCTCACGGCTAAACAGTATCTCAGAGCACAACACTGGCTGGCACAGAGGGCAGTGGGTGAAGCCACTCTCTCACCCTCTACGCTGCCTGGTCGTTAACACCCAGCTGGTCCCCCAGGGGCAGCCACTGGCCCAGATCGTGGTGTGTCCTTCTAGGAAGGTCTATGCATGGACCCAGGTGCACCCAGGGCGGGGTTATGTTTTAACAGAGTGGAGCCCAGGTGTGCCCCGCTGGCCATGCAGTAGCTCCCGGGTCTGGCGATGGGACTCATTCCCAAagcccagccctctccccacagACGTGGGTGTGGCCCCTGGGGACTACCTCCCTACCCCATGGACAGGTGTCCTGGGGTGACTTCCCGGGGGTCCGCTCAGGGGGACATGTCTCTGTAGCCTGGCTGAGTCAtgctcccccaaccccagcaGAGGCCCAGGCAGCTCTGGAAACCCCCTTGGGCTTCTGTCCACCACGGGTGACCTGCCAGACGAGGGGCAGCCAAGCTAACGGGCACCTCCCAGCTCAGGCACCCAGCCAGCCACCTGAGAACCACCTGACCTATCACGACAGAAGGTCCTGGCTCAGAGCACGTTTTGGGGCAATGAGTTTAGGGGCCCAGGAGTGCGTGGCCTCAGCAGTTCTCGATCAGCTACGATGCCCGCTTTGGAGCCTCAGTCCCCACACCTGTGACGCACGTCAGCTCTAAGGGCTGTGGGGCTGCAGGGCAGTTGTCTgcacccccctgccactttcaCCTGCTGATTGACACCTACTGTGTGTAAGGcccaggaagaggggaggggtctCAGAAGGCTCCCCGGAGGAGGTAACCTTTATCTTGAGCTTGGAAGGAGTCTTCAATCAGCACTTACAGAGTTTCTGCCCTGTGCCCAGGACCAGGATCAGAGCTGTGAACAAAATGGATAGCTCCCCACCTGCCCCGTGGGTGACCGACCACCACGGCCCCATCAGCGAAGCCCTGGGCCGGTTGGTGGTGAAGGGataagggaagggagaggggctgcagTGGTGGCCACCTGGGCACCACCTGAGTGGCCATCCGGGGCCcagtgctccaggcagaggggatggCCTGTGCAGAGGCTGAGAAGGTGGCCTGCCTGTGCCCGGGgggcagtgtggctggagcccagTGGACGGGGTGACAAGGGCCACAGCAGGTGCGGGCGGGGGCCGGAGACAGTGTCCGTCCTGGGCTATGGGAGCCTGTGGGCTCCGAGCCGGGCACCGGGCGGGACAGGGCAGTGCTGGGAGTGGTCTGGGAGTGGGGGCGGAGGAACGGTGGGCCGACTGGATTTATGCTGAAGACGAAGAGTGTTGGCTGACAGGCAGTGTGCCCTCCAGGCCAGAGGTCCCTAGAGACCCCCAGCTCTGAAAGTGTGAGAGCAGGAAGCGAGCGATTTAAGGGCTTTTCCAGACTTCGGGGGAGTGGGTGCCGgggaaggaaggggcttcccaggCTGGGGTGTGAGCTGAAGCCAGGCAAAGCTTCGGGGCCACAGGGGCTCCTGGGCCCGCCATGGCTACTGTGGTGTGTGTGCGGTGTGTGCGCGGGGGCATGTATGGTGTGTGGTGTGTACGTGTTAACCAAACCCACTTTGGGTTCACTCACCCGCTGATGACTCCCCcacgctccctccctccctccgtctgtCTATAAAagcctttccctgaaagccaccaGGGAGTTGGGGGCTTTGGAGCACGAGCTGCCCGGACTCCTTGCTGGTGCCTACAGTAAACCCCGCACCTGCCTTCACCACAGCGCGTGTCAGCAGACTGGCTTTGCTGTGCACGGGTGAGCAGACCCGGGTTTGGTTTGGTAACGATTTTGGCGACCTGGCTGGGGCGGAAGTCCCAAGTGGGCACCTTGCCCACGGCACACTGGCCCCAGGGTGGTCCAAGGGGTGCTGCAGCAGGTGAGTCCTAGCAGGTCAGGGAGCTGGGGggacacacacaccctccccccaGACCTGAGACGTTCTTTTCCAGAGTAGAAACACAAACAGTTGGAATTCCAGATACGTGTTTCGTGGAACAGGCGATGCACTGAGATCCCAGTGCCCGTGAGGAAGATGACAGCCCTGTTGCCGGTGAACCTGAAGGAGTCTGCAGAAAAGGgggtgccctgggctgggggctgcccacccccacccgtcTGCAGGAGAAGCCCTCGAAGCTTTGGCGGGACGGGAGTGGCTCGAGGCCCTGGTCACACGACCTCATCAGTCACCGGCATGGGGTTTTCCTGGGGGCCACCCCCAGGGACCCCTGCCACCTCCTCCTCACTCGGCTTCTTGCGGGCCTCGGCTGGTGGCCGGGGCGGGGGGTTGCTGGGTGGCTGCTTGATGGTGCCCCCCACCTGCGGCCGCTCCTTGGGCTTGGTCTCGATGGGGGTCCAGTGCTCCCCGTGGATAGCCGCCTGCAGGACatggaggggctgggctggggtcctcccaggccgccccgccccgccatacggcctccccgcccctgcgctcccccacccccgccagaaGCCAGGACACGACCGAATTCAGTGAGACCTGAGGggactggagctcagagaggttatttgATGGGCCTGAGGCCACACAGTCAGAACCCAGCTATTTCACCACAACACAAGGGGCCCCACAAGGGCGAGGGGTGCTGAACCCCGGGGCTCCTGAAAGATCCCCTGGAGGCAGCTTCCAGGTGCACAGCCCAAGACCAGCCTTCTTCCCAGGGACTAAGGGCCAGGAGCAGGCCAGAAGCCCAGGCCTGAGTGGCCATGATGCTGAACTGAGGCCGGCAGCTCTGGGTGAGGCGGGTGGGGAGAGGCCCAGGAGGGTGGCCAGGGAGGCCCGGGGCCCAGGTGTGTTGAGGAGGAAGAGTGCACGGCCCAGGGAATTTGCTGAAATGCAGACTCCAGGGCCAGAGGCCAAGCGGACCTGAGAACGTGTATCTTTCATTTTGTCTCCCCTAATACATTAGTTGATACAAAAAATATGTGACAGCATATACTTTATGAAGCATAAGAATAAAGTGAATTTCTAGAATCACGCCTGCTAAGTTAAAAACTAGAacgctggggcttccctggtggcgcagtggttaagaatccgcctgccaatgcaggggacacgggttcgagccctggtctgggaagatcccacaggccgtggagcagctaagcacgtgcaccacaactactgagcctgcgctctagagcccgcgtgccacaactactgaagctcacgagccacgactactaaagcccgtgagccacaactactgaagcccgcacgcctagagcctgtgagccacaaagaagagtagcccccgctctctgcaactacaggaagcccgtgtgcagcaacgaagacccgacgcagccaaaaaataattaagagaaaaaaaaacccaaagtagaACACTCTATCCCAGAAGGTAAAACTAGAAAGttgaaggaaaagaatggaggaaaatatgGCATATGGGCAGgcaaagccatttttaaaaagcacaaactataaagcaaataaatatattagacAGACAGACTTCTGCTCAGTGAAGAATTCACGGACAAAGTTAGATCCTTAATAGAGAAGGAGGAAGTACCCACAGTGGCTAAAACTTACAGAGGATTCACAATTAAAATACACATGACACTCCTGCAAActaacaagaaaaagacaaaacccccgtaggaaaatgggcaaaaggtctGACCAGGCAGCCTAGAAGCACTGAGACAGCTGGAGCAAATGAGGCGGCGGCCAGCTCGTCATCAGCGGAGCAATCAAGTCGAAATCATCAGGCCCTGTCGGCCTGACTGAAGCTGGTGGCCGTGGTGGGGCTGGAACCGCGGCTCGGCGGGTCAGGGGCACCACGCGCAGGAGAACAGCGAGCGTCCGGCAGCCTGCGCCTGGTGGGGCCCCCGCCCCatccctgccgccccctgccctgcccagcctcACTGACAAGGGGCCCTTTGCGTAACCTGGACTCCAGGCAAACCCAGCCCCAAGGGTTTTGCACATGGCATCTGCCCTGCTCACGAGCTCCTGACGGCATCCCGAACTGGATGAGAAACCTTTGAGCAGCGGATCCCAGTCCAGGCCGGGCCTGCCGGCCGTGTGACCTGGGCCAGCCACgtcccctctctgagcttccgcCGCTTGTCTGTGAAGTGGGGGCCCCACCTCCCACCGCGCAGGGCTGCAGCGCAGGTTACAGAGGACGTAGGGGAACGGCCAGCACGCTAGATGGGCCAGAATGGAGGCTACATTGGAACTGTCCCCACGACGTGAGCAAGGACACGGGCTCGGCCTGCAGGGCCAGCCACGGGGCCAAGGCTGTCAAGGACCGGCGGGGCTGACCACGGAGGACGCTACTCACCAGCAGGTAGATGCTGCTTGCGATGGCCAAGCAGGCTGTGCCCAGGATGGTGGCGAGCAGGAAGCCAGCAGGTACCgacagcctggggagggggtggaggacgGAAGACAGTCAGAAGGGGGGTCTGCAGCCCCAGGCCTTGGTCAGAGACCACAGGATCTCAGGACAAAGCCCCCAGGACCTTGAGCAGAGGGGATGCCCACTGCTGCCCAGGCTGGGCTTCTAACTTCGGCCCCGGAGCTGTTCTCTGCCTGGTTTGCACAGGGCAAACCGGGCAGACATAGGGGCAGGGCGCTGGGCCCCCCGCCGCCACCCAGGGAGGAGGCCCAAGCAGCTGCAGGTGCGCTGCGCGTGGCGGTCTCCCCGGCGGCGACCACCAGACTCATTGTGGGACGGCTGAGCAGAaccgcccagctgagcccagtcaaccCCAGAACACTGATTATTCCTGACTTAAGCTACCAGGCTGGGGTGAATCATTACCCTGTAAGTAATGACAGATACAGGTTTAGGGAACCTCTGGCAGAGCCCGGGAGGGGCCTAACTTGACGCCAGCAGTCCTCTGCCGGCGGTGCTGGTGATCCCAAGTGGGCAGAGACTCACCCGAGGTGAAGGAAGGCCCGGATGTAGTAATTGCTGGTGAGGGGCCCGAACACCTTCACCGCTCTGGTCAGGTACTTCTGTCCgctaggcagagggagggaggggagacagaCTGCGTCCAGCTCAGCACACCCCACCGCCCACCCCGGCCCAGAGCGCCCGGCTCTTCCTCCCAGgggcccaggggcccaggggcTCAGCGGCTGGGCAGACACCCAGTGGGCTGGCGCTGGGGACAGGACCAGGCTCCCGCGTGGTTACGGCTCCTGGGGAGGCCGCCAGGGCAAGGCGGGGAGACTCACCACCTCTCCATGGTGGAGCCCTTGCTCCTCTTACCCCGCGGGTACTCTAGCAGGCAGATCAACACACCTGCCGCTCTGAAGCTGCGGTTAAGGAAGAGCCCAGCTCAGCCTGAGAGGCCACAGTGAGCCCCCTTTGCTGATGAGAAAAGAGAGAGGTGCGGCCGCTGCCTGAGGTCATGCAGCTGGGAAACAGCTGGATGGGATTCCCATAGCTCTGGCCACTTTGCTGCCTCCTTTGCTGTCctgtgccctccctccccccatgccTGCCTTGGCCTCCAGAGAGCCTGTAACAGCTGGGCCGGCGGGGGGAAGGGGGGACCCGGTCCCCTCGTGGATAGGCCCGGCCGGCTAGGGAGGGTGGCTGATAGACGGGGGTGTGGAGGGGATCCCGAGCATTCCCGAGGCCTCAGTGCCACCCTCAGGGGGCACTGACACCTCCCACCCCGCCAGGGCCCAGCCCGGTGGTCTGTCACCTCCCTGCTATGAGCCCCTCCTGCCTTCCAGGGGCAGCGGCATCTCTATCCCCCCGCCCCGACCTGGGGTGTGCAGCGGGAGGATACATGGAGTATGCGCCCAGGTACCACTGGGCAAACTGGCCGGCCGTGGCCACaatgcccccggtgatgaggacTGTGGACAGAGGAGAAGCAGGTTAGCAGGTGCCCCACCCCATGCCTGCAGGGGCTCCGGCCGCCCCCCtgtgctccccctcccccagagggGCCACCAGCGCACCACAGAGCTGCCCTCTGTCCGCCACCGTGTTAGCCCAGGAAGGGGACCCAGGTGGGTGCAGCCCCTGGCCGGTGATGGGGAATGGCCGTAGGCATAGGGGTCGGGACGCCTTCCCCTGGGAAGCAGCATTCGAgccagggaggggcctgaggagctGCTGAG
It includes:
- the IL17C gene encoding interleukin-17C isoform X2, which codes for MPLRVLLLLLWPPTSLALHSPPLRPGARTHTAGTPRCYSAAELPLGHTPPHLLARAAKWEQALPVALVSSLEAAGRRGRHAGSPAGNQCPVLQPEEVLEADVHQRSISPWRYRVDTDESRYPQKLAFAECLCRGCISAKTGRETAALNSVPLVQSLLVLRRRPCSRDAAGVPTPGAFTFHTEFIRVPVGCTCVLPRSAR
- the IL17C gene encoding interleukin-17C isoform X1, yielding MVSRSSPRPPAWTVPPGLPPDTQAEDVAAGSRKPPKSGGKREPGAQTPPGLRFPTCRGRLRPPARFPQGAEPAAGRAGPLPGAPLTPHRLVHQPLRVLLLLLWPPTSLALHSPPLRPGARTHTAGTPRCYSAAELPLGHTPPHLLARAAKWEQALPVALVSSLEAAGRRGRHAGSPAGNQCPVLQPEEVLEADVHQRSISPWRYRVDTDESRYPQKLAFAECLCRGCISAKTGRETAALNSVPLVQSLLVLRRRPCSRDAAGVPTPGAFTFHTEFIRVPVGCTCVLPRSAR
- the CYBA gene encoding cytochrome b-245 light chain, which codes for MGQIEWAMWANEQALASGLILITGGIVATAGQFAQWYLGAYSIAAGVLICLLEYPRGKRSKGSTMERCGQKYLTRAVKVFGPLTSNYYIRAFLHLGLSVPAGFLLATILGTACLAIASSIYLLAAIHGEHWTPIETKPKERPQVGGTIKQPPSNPPPRPPAEARKKPSEEEVAGVPGGGPQENPMPVTDEVV